CTTGGCCTGTAATCACAGAGACTATGCATTTTTTGAATTTCAATCCAAATGTGCAATCTGATTTTCTAAAATGGTTACAACGAGACCCGCTTCGTATTAGCCCCCAGGACAAACACTCTCTCGAAAAAATCCGAAACCTAATTCTAAAATACCAAAATGTTCCAATGGATTTGGCTGATGCAAGTCTTCTTCTAGTCTCCGAAGAAGAAGGGATTAATAGTATTGTAACTCTCGACTCTGACTATATCGTCTATCGTTCCAAGAAAAAGAAATTTAAGTATTTGTTGTGAAGATTTGCCACAGAGGCACTAAGACACAGAGAGGAGATGAGAGAGTTTTTATTTTGCATTCTGAAATTTAAAGATTAATGTTTCATCCGTTTCTATTTTTACTTCAACTAGAGATTGTAAACCAATGATACATTTTTTCTCGAAAATAAAAATAGATCGCAGTGTTGGAATTTCATTCATAGAAAAATTGGTTGCAATTGGTTGCATCTCTTCTAAATAAGCAGATTCAGGAAGTTTGGGATAGATAGTTACACTTCTTACTCTATTCCTAGAGCGAATAAATTTTATGAAATTGTATTGATAGGTTATTGATTTGATAGGCTCGCAGTCTTTTAGATTTATCTGGATACTTTTGATTTGCCTTATATTTTCTTTATTCTTTCTATCTTCCGTTTGAACTAGAACAACATTTTTTGTTTCTTTTGCTCTTTCCCATAATGGTGTGAGGATATTTCTAAGGTTTTCGTTTTCAGGAGAAAAATTATTTTGATCGAAAAATGTTTCTTCTAAATCTTCTTCTTTTGGAATAAACACAGAAACAGAAAGGTTGTCATTTTTAATCTTATCATTTCGTATAACTGGCGGCTTTTCAATATTAGTCAATGCATTGTCTGACCTTATACCCGGTGAAATGATGTAGGCACTACAGGCAAAGATTTGTAGGACTAAAATTAAAATAATAACAGGACAGTATAAGCGGCTACTTTTCATTTTGCGTATTTATAAAATTACATTTTTGTATTTCCTTTAAATCAGAAGGCGTTGTGATAATTTCTGACCATTCTTTGCCATTTGATTCAGTATCTAAATCTCCATTGATAGTTTCCATCCGAACTAGCAAAGTTTGATTTGGCTTTAAATAAACCGATGGGAACGATAAATAATTTCCTAAACTTAAATAAAATAAAGTAGAGGCGGGTAACTTGGTTACATATTCACAATCTTCCAGAAAATATTCGGAAGGGCTTTGCTTTATATGAATAGGGATTTCTCCAAGAATAGTTTTATCCTCTTCATTCTTATTAAAACCAATCGGATAAATAACTGGATTAATAAAACTAATTGGAGGCAAAGGAAATATTGGAAAAATGGAAGGACGATTTCTTAATCCGAACTTTGCTTTATGAAAACGAGACTCTAAACTCTCATTATTCAGATTTCGCTTTATAATAATTTTTAAGTAGGTATTCTGAGAATTCTTATATGGTTGCGCCAAATTATCATTAGTTCCCACATAATAACCACCACCAATGGATATTGATAAATACAATAATAAAAATTCAATAAATGTCATAGATTCCTTCCATTAAAAAACATTAACAGGCACCTGCTCCGAGAAATCTCTCATCCCCGTCTCTTTGTGTCGGATCCTGTGCTGAGCGACAAATGCCATGTATGCGAAGTCAAAGCATGGCAAAGAATCTTCCTTTGCCTTTCATTCAAAATTCCTAATTATTTCACCGTCTTCACCCTCTCAATCTTCTCATAAAGTCCTTTAGCAGTTTCGGCGATTAGCTCCTCATAGGTAAAAGTAGAAAGCATTTTCACTTCATTAAAATCAAGACCAAGAGAATCACAAACTGAATACGCATACTCGGGGTCGGCTTTATAAAAATGAACGCATTGTCTTACCTGGATTCGAGTAGGAATATGTGTCATACTTTCGACAATATTTTCAACTAGAATTTCTTTCTTCTCATCTGTCATGAGTCTGTATAAATTTCCTGCTTGAGTGTATTCATCTAGAGGATAATTTTTAATAGTCGGTGGAGTAACTAAATTAGCCTCTTGCTGTTTATTGTATACAGGCTTTTCTTCCAGGCTATTAGGAATGTAATTCACAGCAGAGCCGCCATTGGAATCAAGTCGCATCATTCCATCGCGATATCCATTTTCTACATAAGAGCGAGGGCGATTGATCGGCAAAGACTGATAATTCACGCCGAGTCTATGACGCTGTGCATCGGGGTAGGCAAATAGTCTTGCCTGCAATAATTTATCAGGAGAAAAACCAATTCCCGGAACAACGTTTGCTGGAGAAAAAGCTGCTTGCTCTACTTCTACAAAATAGTTTTCAGGATTGCGGTTAAGTTCTAGTATCCCTACTTCTATTTCGGGAGCCACTGCATGAGACCATACTTTAGTGACATCAAATGGATCAAAGGTAAATTTCTCCAAGTCTTTGTCTGTTAGAATTTGAACAAATAGTTTCCATTTAGGAAAAATTCCTGACTCTATCGAGTGAAATAAATCTTCTACATAACAGTCTGGATTTTCCCCTGCAAGCTTTGTTGCTTCTTCATTTGTAAGACACTCAATCCCCTGCTCTGATTTAAAATGAAATTTTACCCATACACGAACATTGTCTGCATTGACAAAACTAAATGAATGACAGGAAAAACCATCCATATATCGAAAGCTCTTAGGAATTCCTCGCTCTGAAAAATTCATCGTAACTCCGTGTAAAGTCTCAGGGGATAATGACCAGAAATCCCACATCGTAGTTGCAATATTGAGATTTGTTTGCGGGTCTCTCTTTTGAGAATGAATTAAATCAGGTAATTTCCACGCATCTCGAATATAAAATACTGGAATATTGTTTCCCGCAAAATCCCAATTACCCTCTTCTGTATAAAATTTAATCGCAAACCCTCTTGGATCACGCATAGTATCCGCGGATCCTTTTTCTCCTCTATAATTAGAAAACCGAACGAATACAGGAGTATGCTTTCCCGCTTCAGAAAAGACTCTTGCCTTTGTAAATTGCTTCATATCTTTCGTGACGGTAAACACACCGTAAGCCCCAGCCCCTTTCGCATGTGTAATTCTTTCCGGGATTTTTTCCCGATTAAAATAAGCTAGTTTCTCTGTAAGTAAATGCTTGTCTAAGATGGAATCTCTTTCATTCAAATGAATGGGCATTCCCGAGGATGTAGTTTGTTGGCTCATAGTATTCTCCGCCTTTTTTGTTTAAAGGTTACGACTACTATTTTTAAGAAAAGAGTTCTCTTAGCAAGCAGGAATTTATGGGATTAAATCAGAGTCCACCCAAATTCGTAATCGAAATCGTATAGTCAGGAGGATCAACAGCATAGTTTGGATCACCACTCATTGCTTAAGTGCTCAATCATTGTCCGAATTCGAAGCAGTGAGAGATGGTATCGTTGCGGTAAATGATGCGTTACCGGTCATCGCGCCAAAATTGATGTTATAAGAAACAGATCCATCTATGACAAAATCGTTTATTCCTGTTATAGTTACAATCTGCTGTGTATTCCAATTCGCATTCGTAAAACTTAGGCTATTGGAGATACTGTGCCTCTAGCAGTATTCGGAGCTTGATACAGTAATCGATACCGTTGTCGTCGGTCTTGCTCTGAGGTTAACAGCAAAATACCGCATACCTCCGGATTCTGTTGTTATAAGTTCCTGCGACTGTTCGCCCGTAGCATTAACAGCAGAGCATGTTCCTAGGG
The Leptospiraceae bacterium genome window above contains:
- a CDS encoding catalase; translation: MSQQTTSSGMPIHLNERDSILDKHLLTEKLAYFNREKIPERITHAKGAGAYGVFTVTKDMKQFTKARVFSEAGKHTPVFVRFSNYRGEKGSADTMRDPRGFAIKFYTEEGNWDFAGNNIPVFYIRDAWKLPDLIHSQKRDPQTNLNIATTMWDFWSLSPETLHGVTMNFSERGIPKSFRYMDGFSCHSFSFVNADNVRVWVKFHFKSEQGIECLTNEEATKLAGENPDCYVEDLFHSIESGIFPKWKLFVQILTDKDLEKFTFDPFDVTKVWSHAVAPEIEVGILELNRNPENYFVEVEQAAFSPANVVPGIGFSPDKLLQARLFAYPDAQRHRLGVNYQSLPINRPRSYVENGYRDGMMRLDSNGGSAVNYIPNSLEEKPVYNKQQEANLVTPPTIKNYPLDEYTQAGNLYRLMTDEKKEILVENIVESMTHIPTRIQVRQCVHFYKADPEYAYSVCDSLGLDFNEVKMLSTFTYEELIAETAKGLYEKIERVKTVK
- a CDS encoding PIN domain-containing protein, whose amino-acid sequence is MRVQTFFKNFSGKFYTTWPVITETMHFLNFNPNVQSDFLKWLQRDPLRISPQDKHSLEKIRNLILKYQNVPMDLADASLLLVSEEEGINSIVTLDSDYIVYRSKKKKFKYLL